One segment of Streptomyces sp. XD-27 DNA contains the following:
- a CDS encoding DUF58 domain-containing protein — translation MDRATGRAAVRGWFTRRATARGRTPGRTTVQGRFLGRTTVRPTTRGRWLLGLSATALADACILRQHLLAGLGAAGLAACAVALLSAPRRVPLDIVRERLSPSPAVRGQRVETGYVVRGATRAAGATTVRERWRSTPLGTAQEWAVDVSGAEGRALSPPLRRGVWEAGPPALEWRDPTGLARARAHVGAGARLLVHPAVVEELRWPRAVAGELSGTTRCADPEDVFEFHSLRPRQPGEAPRRVHWPASLRTGVLQIRQSPSTTGGGTAVLLDLAPVHADPAPAPSRPDHDHVESAVDCAASLAVAALRADSPVELWHPALTRGPVACPPGAAGRRMVLDELSAVAPPAGPRDGCAPAMELSEAARALAAGPRAALAVVCTTRDLSAAEPQLAVLAGRFRWVAVVRAAEAATGAFLRVGRVRYGQVSRPAELPPLMLSLAPLPDHDRA, via the coding sequence ATGGACCGGGCCACGGGGCGGGCAGCGGTTCGGGGGTGGTTCACGAGGCGGGCCACCGCCCGAGGCCGGACTCCGGGCCGGACCACGGTCCAAGGCCGATTCCTGGGGCGGACCACGGTCCGGCCGACCACGCGCGGGCGGTGGCTGCTGGGCCTGTCCGCCACCGCGCTGGCCGACGCCTGCATCCTGCGGCAGCATCTGCTGGCCGGCCTCGGCGCGGCGGGGCTGGCCGCCTGCGCGGTGGCGCTGCTCAGCGCTCCCCGCCGCGTGCCGCTGGACATCGTCCGCGAACGGCTGTCGCCTTCACCCGCTGTGCGCGGTCAGCGGGTCGAGACCGGCTACGTGGTCCGGGGCGCCACCCGGGCGGCGGGCGCCACGACGGTCCGCGAACGCTGGCGCAGCACACCGCTCGGTACGGCGCAGGAGTGGGCGGTCGACGTCTCGGGCGCCGAGGGCCGCGCGCTGTCGCCGCCCCTGCGCCGAGGCGTCTGGGAAGCGGGGCCGCCGGCGCTGGAATGGCGGGATCCGACAGGGCTGGCCCGCGCCCGGGCGCATGTCGGCGCGGGCGCCCGGCTGTTGGTCCACCCCGCGGTCGTCGAGGAACTGCGCTGGCCCCGCGCGGTGGCGGGAGAGCTCTCCGGCACCACCCGCTGCGCCGATCCCGAGGACGTCTTCGAGTTCCATTCACTGCGCCCCCGTCAGCCGGGCGAGGCGCCGCGCCGGGTGCACTGGCCGGCGTCGCTGCGTACCGGCGTCCTCCAGATCCGGCAGAGCCCCTCGACCACGGGCGGAGGCACCGCGGTGCTGCTGGACCTGGCTCCCGTCCACGCGGACCCGGCCCCCGCTCCCAGCCGACCGGACCACGACCACGTGGAGTCGGCGGTCGACTGCGCCGCGAGCCTGGCGGTCGCCGCGCTGCGCGCCGACTCGCCCGTCGAGCTGTGGCACCCCGCGCTGACCCGCGGGCCGGTCGCCTGCCCGCCCGGGGCGGCGGGCCGCCGGATGGTGCTCGACGAGCTTTCCGCGGTGGCGCCTCCGGCCGGTCCCCGGGACGGGTGCGCGCCCGCCATGGAGCTGTCGGAGGCGGCCCGGGCCCTGGCCGCCGGACCACGCGCGGCACTGGCCGTGGTGTGCACCACCCGTGACCTCAGCGCCGCCGAGCCCCAACTGGCCGTGCTGGCCGGGCGCTTCCGCTGGGTGGCGGTGGTCCGCGCCGCCGAAGCGGCCACCGGGGCGTTCCTGCGCGTCGGGCGGGTGCGGTACGGCCAGGTGAGCCGTCCGGCGGAGCTGCCGCCCCTGATGCTGTCCCTGGCCCCTCTCCCCGACCACGACCGGGCATGA
- a CDS encoding transglutaminase-like domain-containing protein, which yields MTAPEASAAAAVAAVCLMAVLLLAGRRAPLRHRRGLSAVAVVTVASAGAAAALLPLPPRAAQRPAPAPSSSAPTEQDPLHRLTRPARHGAAEVFRATLTGRLRTRPPTWPLLAYQDFSDGRGWSAEPALRPAPRPRPAAGRDPVTVTLARPARLLPHPWGAVAVGGFREDPRHEALYAPSAVTRYELTAPAPVPPSRARLRAAAPVPAADRVPRCAARALDGLRKDALRAGPAAGDRLERLRDRLGSPPYRYRPSAGPGTDCAALRQLLTTHQGSGAQYATAFALTARTLGVSSRVVVGYRPRHAPAGGVVTVTGADALAWPQVRFAGLGWTDYLPLPGAAGRRTAAPDPEAGAAAHTPEPSAHPARSPSHLPLYVRLLILLGLSAMWPVLAGVLRAVRRRPRGGRRAPADQRILAAWQDVVRVAEAGRPRPVGSTARQTAQATGLAPVLALARLTERALYHVVDDDDARRAVRLAAHCRRVLRARRRRALVTAALRPGARR from the coding sequence ATGACCGCGCCTGAGGCTTCCGCGGCGGCCGCGGTCGCCGCCGTCTGCCTGATGGCGGTGCTGCTGCTCGCCGGGCGCCGCGCCCCGCTACGGCACCGGCGCGGACTGAGCGCCGTGGCGGTGGTGACCGTCGCGTCGGCCGGTGCCGCCGCGGCGCTGCTCCCGTTGCCGCCTCGGGCGGCCCAGCGCCCCGCCCCCGCCCCGTCGTCCTCCGCACCCACGGAGCAGGACCCGCTCCACCGGCTGACGCGCCCGGCGCGGCACGGCGCCGCCGAGGTCTTCCGTGCGACCCTGACCGGCCGGCTGCGGACCCGGCCGCCGACCTGGCCGCTGCTGGCGTACCAGGACTTCTCCGACGGCCGGGGCTGGTCGGCCGAACCGGCGCTGCGCCCCGCTCCCCGCCCCCGGCCCGCGGCAGGGCGGGACCCGGTCACCGTCACGCTGGCCCGTCCGGCGCGCCTGCTGCCGCACCCCTGGGGCGCGGTCGCGGTCGGCGGCTTCCGGGAGGACCCTCGCCACGAGGCGCTGTACGCGCCCTCGGCGGTCACGCGGTACGAGCTGACCGCGCCCGCCCCCGTCCCCCCGTCCCGCGCGCGACTCCGGGCCGCCGCACCGGTCCCCGCCGCCGACCGCGTGCCGCGCTGCGCCGCCCGTGCCCTGGACGGCCTGCGCAAGGACGCCCTGCGGGCCGGGCCGGCCGCGGGAGACCGGCTGGAGCGGCTGCGGGACCGGCTCGGCTCGCCGCCGTACCGGTACCGCCCGTCGGCAGGCCCGGGGACGGACTGCGCCGCCCTCCGCCAGCTGCTGACGACCCATCAGGGGAGCGGTGCGCAATACGCGACCGCCTTCGCCCTGACCGCGCGCACGCTGGGCGTCTCCAGCCGGGTCGTGGTGGGATACCGGCCCCGGCACGCTCCCGCCGGCGGTGTGGTGACGGTGACCGGGGCGGACGCGCTGGCCTGGCCGCAGGTGCGGTTCGCCGGGCTCGGCTGGACGGACTACCTGCCGCTGCCGGGCGCGGCGGGGCGGCGTACCGCCGCGCCGGATCCCGAGGCCGGTGCCGCCGCCCACACGCCCGAGCCCTCCGCGCACCCGGCCCGCTCCCCGTCCCATCTCCCGCTGTACGTCCGCCTCCTGATCCTGCTCGGCCTGTCGGCGATGTGGCCCGTCCTGGCAGGCGTACTCCGGGCCGTCCGCCGACGCCCCCGCGGCGGCCGCCGGGCCCCCGCCGACCAGCGCATCCTCGCCGCCTGGCAGGACGTCGTCCGGGTCGCCGAGGCCGGGCGGCCCCGGCCGGTCGGCTCGACGGCCCGTCAGACGGCACAGGCGACGGGCCTGGCGCCGGTGCTCGCCCTCGCCAGGCTCACCGAACGAGCGCTCTACCACGTGGTGGACGACGATGACGCCCGGCGCGCGGTCCGGCTGGCGGCACACTGCCGCCGCGTGCTGCGCGCGCGCCGTCGCCGCGCCCTGGTCACGGCGGCGCTGCGTCCGGGTGCCCGTCGGTGA
- a CDS encoding HipA family kinase has protein sequence MLTEVIATRYVTPLREGGSLPGIVEADDLGTYVMKFTGAGQGRKTLVAEVICGQLGRRLGLRVPELVAIQLDPVIGLSEPDQEVQELLKASGGLNLGMDYLPGSIGFDPLAYRVDSQEAGRVVWFDALVNNVDRSWRNPNMLVWHGDPWLIDHGATMIWHHNWSTARTSAAKPYDASDHVLAPFAPDVASAAATLAPLVTEELLTEVVADVPDEWLVDEPGFDSADALRRAYVEALLPRAATIGERIGLGPRVERKPTPAAGWLTEHLAAWPHPTKNQRKGGGE, from the coding sequence ATGCTGACAGAAGTCATCGCCACCCGGTATGTCACGCCGCTGCGTGAGGGTGGCTCGCTCCCCGGCATCGTCGAGGCCGACGATCTCGGTACGTATGTCATGAAGTTCACCGGCGCGGGCCAGGGCCGCAAGACCCTGGTCGCCGAGGTCATCTGCGGACAGCTCGGCCGCCGTCTGGGGCTGCGCGTCCCGGAGCTGGTCGCGATCCAGCTGGATCCGGTCATCGGTCTGTCGGAGCCCGACCAGGAGGTGCAGGAACTGCTCAAGGCGAGCGGAGGGCTGAACCTGGGGATGGACTACCTCCCCGGATCGATCGGCTTCGACCCGCTCGCCTACCGGGTGGACTCCCAGGAGGCGGGCCGGGTCGTCTGGTTCGACGCGTTGGTCAACAACGTCGACCGCTCGTGGCGCAACCCCAACATGCTGGTCTGGCACGGTGATCCGTGGCTCATCGACCACGGCGCCACCATGATCTGGCACCACAACTGGTCGACGGCGCGGACATCCGCCGCCAAGCCGTACGACGCCTCGGACCACGTGCTCGCCCCCTTCGCCCCCGACGTCGCGTCGGCCGCGGCCACGCTCGCCCCGCTGGTCACCGAGGAGCTGCTGACCGAGGTCGTGGCGGATGTCCCCGACGAGTGGCTGGTCGACGAGCCCGGCTTTGACTCCGCCGACGCGCTCCGCCGCGCCTATGTGGAGGCGCTGCTGCCGCGTGCCGCGACCATCGGTGAGCGCATCGGCCTCGGCCCGCGGGTGGAGCGCAAGCCCACCCCGGCCGCGGGCTGGCTGACCGAGCATCTGGCCGCCTGGCCGCACCCGACCAAGAACCAGCGCAAGGGCGGCGGGGAATGA
- a CDS encoding DUF3037 domain-containing protein has product MSERQVFEYALLRVVPRVERGECFNAGVVVYCRAASFVAARTYLSEEKLRALDPQADVAGVRAALHAVEAVCRGGEDAGQAAGDDAGRRFRWLIAPRSTVVQPGPVHTGLTTDPEAEVERLLELLVR; this is encoded by the coding sequence ATGAGCGAGCGCCAGGTCTTCGAGTACGCGCTGCTGCGCGTCGTGCCGCGGGTCGAGCGCGGGGAGTGCTTCAACGCGGGCGTGGTCGTCTACTGCCGGGCAGCCTCCTTCGTGGCCGCCCGCACGTATCTGAGCGAGGAGAAGCTGCGCGCGCTGGACCCGCAGGCCGACGTGGCCGGCGTGCGCGCGGCGCTGCACGCCGTCGAGGCGGTCTGCCGGGGCGGCGAGGACGCGGGGCAGGCTGCGGGCGACGACGCGGGGCGGCGCTTCCGCTGGCTGATCGCGCCGCGCTCCACGGTCGTCCAGCCGGGGCCGGTGCACACCGGCCTGACCACCGACCCGGAGGCCGAGGTCGAGCGGCTGCTGGAGCTGCTGGTGCGCTGA
- the fabG gene encoding 3-oxoacyl-ACP reductase FabG, which translates to MSTTEQRVAIVTGAARGIGAATAVRLAAEGRAVAVLDLDEGACADTVAQITKAGGKAIAVGADVSDAERVQAAVARVAEELGAPTILVNNAGVLRDNLLFKMSDSDWDTVMNVHLRGAFLMSRACQKHMVDASFGRIVNLSSSSALGNRGQANYSAAKAGLQGFTKTLAFELGKFGVTANAVAPGFIATDMTAATAERVGMGFEDFKAAAATQIPVQRVGVPDDIANAIAFFTGDAAGFVSGQVLYVAGGPLN; encoded by the coding sequence ATGTCCACCACCGAGCAGCGCGTCGCCATCGTGACGGGCGCGGCCCGCGGCATCGGCGCGGCCACCGCCGTGCGACTGGCCGCAGAGGGCCGCGCCGTCGCCGTACTGGACCTCGACGAGGGGGCCTGCGCGGACACCGTGGCGCAGATCACCAAGGCCGGTGGCAAGGCCATCGCCGTCGGCGCCGACGTCTCCGACGCCGAGCGGGTCCAGGCCGCGGTCGCCCGGGTCGCCGAAGAGCTCGGCGCGCCGACGATCCTCGTCAACAACGCGGGCGTCCTGCGCGACAACCTTCTTTTCAAGATGAGCGACAGCGACTGGGACACGGTCATGAACGTGCACCTGCGGGGCGCGTTCCTGATGTCGCGGGCGTGCCAGAAGCACATGGTGGACGCCTCGTTCGGGCGGATCGTCAACCTCTCCAGCAGCTCCGCGCTCGGCAACCGCGGCCAGGCCAACTACTCCGCCGCCAAGGCCGGCCTGCAGGGCTTCACCAAGACCCTCGCCTTCGAGCTGGGCAAGTTCGGCGTCACGGCCAACGCGGTCGCCCCCGGCTTCATCGCCACCGACATGACCGCCGCCACCGCCGAGCGCGTCGGCATGGGCTTCGAGGACTTCAAGGCGGCGGCCGCCACCCAGATCCCGGTCCAGCGGGTCGGGGTGCCGGACGACATCGCCAACGCCATCGCCTTCTTCACCGGCGACGCGGCGGGCTTCGTCTCCGGCCAGGTCCTGTACGTGGCCGGCGGCCCGCTCAACTGA
- a CDS encoding SDR family oxidoreductase, with protein MTAQAADTGKVALVTGASRGIGYGVAEALVARGDRVCITGRNEDALKEAVERLGADRVIGVPGKAHDEAHQAVAVERTMEAFGRVDFLVNNAGTNPVFGPLAELDLAVARKVFETNVVSALGFAQQTWKAWQKEHGGAIVNIASIAGLAPSPFIGAYGVSKAAMINLTAQLAHEFAPGVRVNAIAPAVVKTRFAQALYENREEEAAAAYPLGRLGVPEDIGGAAAFLTSDQAAWITGQTLVVDGGIFLNAGVGA; from the coding sequence ATGACCGCACAGGCAGCGGACACCGGAAAGGTCGCGCTCGTCACCGGGGCGAGCCGCGGCATCGGATACGGCGTCGCCGAGGCGCTGGTGGCGCGCGGCGACCGGGTGTGCATCACCGGGCGCAACGAGGACGCGCTGAAGGAGGCCGTGGAGCGGCTCGGCGCGGACCGGGTGATCGGGGTGCCGGGGAAGGCCCACGACGAGGCGCACCAGGCGGTTGCCGTCGAGCGCACCATGGAGGCGTTCGGCCGCGTCGACTTCCTGGTCAACAACGCGGGTACGAACCCGGTCTTCGGGCCGCTGGCCGAACTCGACCTCGCCGTCGCCCGCAAGGTCTTCGAGACCAACGTGGTCTCCGCGCTCGGCTTCGCCCAGCAGACCTGGAAGGCGTGGCAGAAGGAGCACGGCGGCGCGATCGTCAACATCGCCTCGATCGCCGGACTCGCGCCCTCGCCGTTCATCGGCGCGTACGGGGTGAGCAAGGCCGCGATGATCAACCTCACCGCGCAGCTCGCGCACGAGTTCGCGCCGGGCGTCCGGGTCAACGCCATCGCCCCGGCCGTGGTCAAGACCAGGTTCGCCCAGGCGCTGTACGAGAACCGCGAGGAGGAGGCCGCCGCGGCCTACCCGCTCGGCCGCCTCGGCGTACCGGAGGACATCGGGGGCGCCGCCGCGTTCCTCACCTCCGACCAGGCCGCCTGGATCACCGGCCAGACCCTGGTGGTGGACGGCGGGATCTTCCTCAACGCCGGGGTCGGTGCCTGA
- a CDS encoding uracil-DNA glycosylase, which produces MSDMLPESWQAVLGDELEKPYFKELTDFVEEERARGPVYPPREEVFAALDATPYDQVKVLILGQDPYHGAGQGHGLCFSVRPGVKTPPSLRNIYKEMKEELGHPVPDNGYLMPWARQGVLLLNAVLTVRAGEANSHKGKGWEKFTDAVIRAVASRPDPAVFVLWGNYAQKKLPLIDEERHVVVKGAHPSPLSAKKFFGSRPFTQIDDAVAAQGHQPIDWRIPDLGV; this is translated from the coding sequence GTGAGCGACATGCTGCCCGAGTCCTGGCAGGCCGTGCTCGGCGACGAGCTGGAGAAGCCCTATTTCAAAGAGCTCACCGACTTCGTCGAGGAGGAGCGGGCCAGGGGCCCGGTGTACCCGCCGCGCGAAGAGGTGTTCGCCGCCCTTGACGCCACGCCGTACGACCAGGTCAAGGTGCTGATCCTCGGGCAGGACCCCTACCACGGCGCGGGCCAGGGCCACGGGCTGTGCTTCTCGGTGCGGCCCGGGGTCAAGACCCCGCCGTCGCTGCGGAACATCTACAAGGAGATGAAGGAGGAGCTCGGCCACCCCGTCCCGGACAACGGCTATCTGATGCCGTGGGCCCGGCAGGGGGTGCTGCTGCTCAACGCGGTGCTGACCGTCCGCGCCGGCGAGGCCAACTCCCACAAGGGCAAGGGCTGGGAGAAGTTCACCGACGCGGTGATCCGCGCCGTCGCCTCCCGGCCCGACCCGGCCGTCTTCGTGCTCTGGGGCAACTACGCCCAGAAGAAGCTGCCCCTGATCGACGAGGAGCGGCATGTGGTGGTCAAGGGCGCGCACCCCTCCCCGCTGTCGGCCAAGAAGTTCTTCGGCTCCCGGCCCTTCACGCAGATCGACGATGCCGTCGCGGCCCAGGGCCACCAGCCCATCGACTGGCGGATCCCTGACCTGGGCGTCTGA
- a CDS encoding DinB family protein, whose translation MAAMTTTERTIPTGEADERTMLENWLEFHRETLAAKCEGLSDEQLREASAPPSDLTLLGLVRHMAEVERAWFRRVLSQQEIGPLYYSEEDPDGDLHVSGQDTAKEAFDTWRAEIAAARESAARHALDDTGVWKRRKSPGEDRVVSLRWIYVHMIEEYARHNGHADLLRERIDGATGS comes from the coding sequence ATGGCGGCCATGACGACGACTGAGCGCACCATTCCGACCGGGGAAGCCGACGAGCGCACCATGTTGGAGAACTGGCTGGAGTTCCACCGGGAGACCCTCGCCGCGAAGTGCGAGGGGCTCTCCGACGAGCAGCTGCGGGAGGCGTCCGCGCCGCCCTCCGATCTCACGCTGCTCGGACTCGTACGGCACATGGCGGAGGTGGAGCGCGCCTGGTTCCGCCGGGTGCTGTCCCAGCAGGAGATCGGGCCGCTGTATTACAGCGAGGAGGACCCGGACGGGGACTTGCATGTGAGCGGTCAGGACACGGCCAAGGAGGCGTTCGACACCTGGCGCGCGGAGATCGCCGCGGCGCGCGAGTCGGCCGCCCGCCATGCGCTGGACGACACCGGGGTCTGGAAGAGGCGCAAGAGCCCGGGCGAGGACCGGGTGGTCAGCCTGCGCTGGATCTACGTCCACATGATCGAGGAGTACGCGCGGCACAACGGCCACGCGGACCTGCTGCGCGAGCGGATCGACGGCGCCACCGGCAGCTGA